The Sphingomicrobium aestuariivivum DNA window GTCTTCTCGAACATCGACTTGTCGCGGCTCGTCTTCATCGGAACCACCACACGAGCCGGCACTTTCTCGGCCCGGGCATCGGACGGGGATGATGAGCTTGGCTGGAGCTTGAGCGGTCGGATGGATTTGACGCCGCGGGCATCGCTCTTCATCGACTATGGATCGCCCCCGCCCGCGGCCTTTTAGGCGCGGCCCGGAAGCCATGGGAGGAAAGCCCTAGATGAAGACCGAGCGTATCAAGCTGTCGACCGGCATCAGCCTCAACGTCGCCACCGCCGGTCCCGGGGACGCGCGGCCCGTCATCCTCCTCCACGGCTTTCCCGAATCGCACCGCACGTGGCGCGGGATCGTGCCGCTGCTCGAGGACCGCTTCCGGCTCATCATGCCCGACCAGCGGGGGTTCGGCGGGTCGGACAAGCCGCACGACCTCGATGACTATCGCACCGACAAGGCGATTGCAGACCTGCTCGCGCTGGCCGAGGCGCTGGGGCACGACAGGTTCAGCCTCGTCGGCCATGACTGGGGCGGTGCGGTGGCCTGGGCGGCGGCGCTCAGGGGCGGGCCGCATATCGAACGCCTCGCCATCATCAATTCGCCCCACCCGCTCATCTTCCAGAAAACGCTGATCGACGATCCCGCCCAGCGCGAGGCGAGCCAGTATATGCGCCGCTTCCGCGAGACGGCGATGGAAGAGCATATCCGCGAAATGGGGCTCGAGACCTTCTTCGAGAAGAGCTTTGCGCCGCATGTCGACCTCGCTTCCATCCCCGACGAGGATCGCAGGGCCTATCTTGAGGAATGGGGCGGCGAACGCGCGCTCGAGGGCATGCTCGCCTGGTATCGCGCGGGGCCGATCCTCGTGCCCGCGATGGACGAGGAGGATGTGCCCTATCCCGACTGGGTGATGACGGGCGTGCCGAAAATCCGCATCCCCACGCTGGTCGTCTGGGGGATGAAGGACCCGGCCCTCCTGCCCTGCCAGCTGGACGGGCTCGATGCACTGGTCGAGGACCTGACCGTCAAGAAGATCGACGATGCGGGTCATTTCGTCCCGTGGGAGAAGCCCGAACCGGTGGCCGAAGCGCTACACGCCTTCCTCGGCTAGCCAATCGATCCAGCCGCCATGCGCATGTCCGTGCGCGAGCGTGACTTCCGCCTCCCCGCGCGGCCAGTAGCGGACCTTCAGCACATGGCGCAGCAGCGTGCGGTCGCCCTCGAGGCTGACCCAGGCGAGCGGCTGCGCTGGGGTGGCCGCCCTCCCCGCCTCCTCCATCGCGAGGCGGATACGGGCTTGCGTCTCTACCGGCAGATATTGCCAGACGAGGCTGTGCATCAGCACGCGGGTGACGTGATTCGCTCGCGGCGCGGCAAGCTGCGTCTCGACGAACTCGGCGGCATCGGCGTGGACGACATGCGGAGCGCCGTGGGCCTCGGCGAGGTCGAAGACGGCATGGAGCCGCGCGGTGCGCTCTTTCATCTCGGGCCAGACATAGGCAGCAAGGCGGATGCGGTCCGCCTCGCTCGAAAGGTCGAGCGGGTCGCGGTCGCAGCCGGTGGTAGAGATGATCTCGACCGGCGCGTCGGGCGGCGGGGGGCCTTTCCATTTGGGCGCGAGCCGGACGGGGCTGTCCGCAGGGCCGGCGCGCGTGCCGCCGAGGTCGATGCGGAAACGGTCCAGCATGAGGTTGATGCCCGCGCTCGAGCCGATTTCGACCAGCTCGAAGCGCGGGCCGAGCCCTTGGCCCGCCAGCCATTTCAGCCCCGCCATCAGCCCGGCCGCGCGGCCCGCCTCGTTGGTCTGCGGCGGCCCCTTCATCCACGGCAGGATCGCAGCCTCATGCGTTGCGAGCACCGCGGCGACGAGGGGCCCGACCTCCTCACGCCGCAGTTCGCCCGCATAAAGCGGCGTAAGGCGCGGCTCGGCGCCCGACAGATGGAGCGCCTGCAACCCCGCCGCGACGCGCAGCGGCACGACATCGTGCAGCGGATCGCGCGGCCAGTCGTGGACCAGCCGCCCGAGCGCGCTTTCGGGATCGAGCCCGTCCCACACCGCCTTCACGATGGCGGCAGTGAGCGGCGCGCCATTGGCGCGGCAATAGTCGACCTGGTTCGAAAAGGCCTGTGCAGGAGTGGCGGTCATCATCGCTCCTTCGCGCACACCCTTGCATTCAAATGGGTTAGCGCGCAAAGGCACGCCCCATGTCGAGATCGAAAAGCCGTTCCGCCGCGCGGCTCGCCGCCGTCCAGGCCCTCTACCAGCAGGAAATGGAAGGCACGGGCACCGCGCAGCTCATCCACGAATTCCACGAACACCGCCTCGGGCAGGTGATCGAGGACGTGCAATATGCCGAGGCCGAAGTGCTGTTCTTCGACGACATCGTCGCGGGCGTGCTGGCGCGCAAGGACGATCTCGACGAGAAGATCTCGGCCAAGCTCAGTGAAGGCTGGAGCCTCGACCGTCTCGACCGCGCGATGCGCGCCATCCTGCGCGCGGGCACCTACGAGCTGGTCGCGCGCGCCGACGTGCCGCGCGGTGCGGTGATCGACGAATATGTCGATGTCGCCGACGCCTTCTTCGAGCAGCGCGAAAAGGGCTTCGTCAACGGCCTGCTCGACGCCATCGCCAAGGATGTGCGCGGCTAGCCCTTACGGGTCGTAGCGGTCGAGAAAGCCGAGCGGGATGTCGACCCGCTCGCGCCAGCCGTCCTCGTCATGCTCGGCGCCCTTGAAGCGGCGGCTCTCGAAATGGGTCGGCGCCCAGCCGCCCTTCGTCATCATTTCCGCAAAGGCGACATAATAGGGTTCGTAGCTTGCATCGAGCGTGGCGGTGCCATGATCGACGTAGAGCATGTTCATCTCGGGATCGATGTGGGTCGAATCGAGATAGGCGTCCCACGCCGCGACCATGTCGGCGACATGCGCGGGCACTTCCGCCTCGTCCTCGATCGGGTTGCCAAGCGCGAAATGGGTGGAAAGCCCCGCGCCCTGCCCGAACACCTTGGGATATTCGGCCACCGCATAAAGGCTCATCAGCCCGCCCATCGAGGCGCCCATCACCGCCGTGTTGGCGGGGTCGGCATGGGTCGGATAGCGGCGGTCGATATAGGGCTTGAGGCGCGTGACCACCCAGTCGAGATACTCGTCGCCGCGAAAGGCCGAGCGGTCGAGCCGTTCCTCGCCGATCGTCGCGGCCAGCGCAGCGCGTCGCTGGGGCGGCAGGAAGTCGAGCAGCTTTTCCGGAAAGAGCGAGAGCCAGCGCGTCTCGGGGCTGCGGATGCCGACGACGATCCATTCACGCAGGTCGCCGCGACGGCTCAATCGCGTGATCGCCTCGTCCATCCCCCATTCCTTGCCGTAATTGGTGAAGGCGGGGTCGAACAGGTTCTGGCCGTCATGCATGTAGAGAACGGGAAAGCGGGCACGCGGGTCGCGGCCATAGGATGGCGGGGTCCAGACCCACACCTCGCCGACACCGGCGGCGGCGCCATCGGCGAACATCATCTGGGTGATACGGCCCGAGGAAATGGCCGGCAGCGCGGCGGCGCCCGGCAGCGTGTCCTCGGGGCCTTCGGCAGTCACCTGGTCGCTTGTCAGGCCGGCGGCATCGACGGGCGGCACTTGTGCCGGCGGGGCATCCTGCAGGCCAGCCAACAGGGCCAACATCAACGCGATTGGCAAAATCCCCTCCCTCGTGCGATTGCAGGAGCGATCATGCCGCCAGAACGCCCCCCTGTGAAGCCGTCATCGAGCCTCGAGGCGCGGCTGCACGCGCGTCTCCGGCTGCTCGCCGACCATCCTGCCGCTGCCGGGCTTGCCGACGATGTCGCGCATCTCGACGGCCGCGTGCTGACCCATGACACCATTGTCGAAGGGGTACATTACCGCGCCGACGACCCACCCGAGAGCGTGGGCTGGAAGCTTGCCGCGGTGAACCTGTCGGACCTCGCTGCCAAGGGTGCGCGGCCCGTCGGTGCGCTCCTGTCGCTGACCATCGGCGCGCCCCTCGGGGACAGCGAAGCGGGCGAATGGGAAGAGCGGTTCCTGGCGGGCCTCGCGGCGGCGGGCGAGAGCTACGGCCTGCCGCTCATCGGCGGCGACACGGTCGCGCTACCGTCAGGCGCGCCGCGCGTCCTCGGCCTCACCGCGATCGGCGAGCCGGCAGGACCGCCCCCGCGCCGCGACGGCGCGCGGGACGGCGACCTCCTCCTCCTCGTCGGCACGCTTGGCGGGGCGATGGCGGGGCTCGAGGCGCTCGACAAGGACGCCGCCGCCGAAGGGCCGCTGGTCGACATCTACCGCCGCCCCGTGCCGCTGCTGGCGGCGGGACAGGCGCTGGCGCCCTTTGCCCATGCGATGATGGACGTGTCCGACGGGCTGCTGCTCGATGCGCGGCGCATGGCGCAGGCGAGCGGGCTCGGCGCGAGCATCGACCTCGGCGCGCTGCCGCTCGAAGCCGCTTTCGTCGCGGAGAAAGGCGACACGCGCGCCTCGCGGCTGTTCGCGGCGACGGGCGGCGACGATTATGCGCTGCTCGCCGCCATCGCCCCCGAAGACGAGGATGTGGTAAGACAATCTTTACCAAGACGGGCGAGGGTGGAGATCGTCGGACGATTGGCGTCCGGCACCGGTCTTGCCCTCACCCATGACGGCGAACCGGTCGCACTGCCCGAAAGGCTCGGCCATGAACATGATCGCGATTGATCCCCGCCGCTTCCTTCTCGGCATGCTCGGCCTGATGAGCGGCAGCCTGTTCGCGCTGACCCTTTCCTAACCCACATCAACCTCCCTTTTGACCAGCCTTGCGCACTGGCAAATGTGCGTTACACCTGTTGGTCGTTACATCATGGGAACGGCATACTCGCCGTCCCGAACAGGGGGGTTTCCAGTATGGATCTGGTGTTGATCGCGATTGCCTGCGGCGTCGTTGCGCTGCTCTACGGCATCATTACCTCCCGCCAGGTGCTCGGCGCACCGGCGGGCAACGAGCGTATGGTCGAGGTGGCCGGCGCCATCCAGGAAGGCGCCAAGGCGTATCTCAAGCGCCAATATACGGCGATCACCATCGTCGGCATCGCCGTGGCGATTGTCGTGCTGCTCTTCCTCGGCGTGGTCGCCGCGATCGGTTTTGCCATCGGCGCCATCCTGTCGGGTGTCGCGGGCTTCATCGGCATGAACGTCTCGGTCGGCGCCAATGTGCGCACCGCCGAAGCCGCCCGCACCAGCCTGCAGGGCGGCCTGACCATGGCCTTCCGGTCGGGCGCGGTGACGGGGCTTCTCGTTGTCGGCCTCGCGCTGCTCGCGATCGCGGGCTACTTCGCCTATCTCATCGGGCCCGGCGGCTATGCGGCCGACGACAGCACCGTCGTCATCGGCCTCACTGCCCTCGCGCTCGGCGCGAGCCTCGTGTCGATCTTCGCGCGTCTTGGCGGCGGCATCTTCACCAAGGCCGCCGACGTCGGTGCCGACCTCGTCGGCAAGGTCGAAGCCGGCATCCCCGAGGACGATCCCCGCAACCCTGCCGTGATCGCCGATAACGTGGGCGACAATGTCGGCGACTGCGCGGGCATGGCGGCCGATCTGTTCGAAACCTATGTCGTCACCGTCGGCATCACCATGGTGCTCACCGCGCTGCTGCTCGGCCCCGTTGCGGGCGACCTGCTCGTACCGCTCATGGCGCTGCCGCTCCTTATCGGGGGCGCGTGCATCCTGACCAGCGTCATCGGCACCTATTTCGTCAAGCTCTCGGGCAATTCGACCAACGTGATGGCGGCCATGTACAAGGGCTTCATCGTCTCGGCGGTGCTCGCCGTGCCGCTCATCTGGTTCGCCATCCAGTTCGCGCTTGGTGACATGACCGCCGAAATCGGCGGCGTGATGACCGACGTCGATCCGGGCGCGCCGCTCGCCGAAGAGGGCACGACCACGCTCAGCGCCTTCACCGGCATGGACCTGTTCTGGTGCGCCATGGTGGGCCTCGTCGTCACCGGCCTCATCATCTTCATCACCGAATATTACACGGGCACCAACTACCGCCCCGTGAAGTCAATCGCCAAGGCCTCGGAAACGGGTCACGGCACCAACGTCATCCAGGGCCTCGCCATCAGCCTCGAGGCGACCGCGCTGCCGACGCTCCTGTTCGTCGTCGCCATCGTCATCGCCTTCCAGCTGGCAGGCCTGATGGGGCTGGCCTATGCGGCCACCGCGATGCTCAGCCTCGCAGGGATGGTCGTGGCGCTCGACGCCTATGGCCCCGTCACCGACAATGCCGGCGGCATCGCCGAAATGTCGGGTCTCGATGACAGCGTGCGCGAGAAGACCGACCTTCTCGACGCGGTCGGCAACACGACCAAGGCGGTGACCAAGGGTTATGCCATCGGTTCGGCGGCGCTCGCGGCGCTCGTCCTGTTCGCGGCCTATACGACCGATCTCCGGAAGTATTTCCCCGACACCGATGTCGATTTCAGCCTCGAGAATCCTTACGTGATCGTCGGCCTGCTCCTCGGCGCGCTGCTGCCCTACCTCTTCGGTGCCCTCGGCATGACCGCGGTCGGCCGTGCGGCGGGCGACGTCGTCATCGACGTGCGCGAGCAGTTCAAGGCCAAGCCCGGCATCATGGACGGTTCGGAACGCCCCGATTACGCCAAGACGGTCGATCTCGTGACCAAGGCAGCGATCAAGGAAATGATCGTCCCCTCGCTCCTGCCGGTGCTCGCGCCGGTGGTGGTCTATTTCGCGGTCACCGCGGTGGCGGGCCAGCAGAACGGCTTTGCCGCGCTGGGTGCGCTGCTCCTCGGCGTCATCGTCTCGGGGCTCTTCGTGGCCCTCTCGATGACCTCGGGCGGCGGTGCCTGGGATAACGCCAAGAAATATATCGAGGACGGCAATCACGGCGGCAAGGGCAGTGAAGCCCACAAGGCCGCGGTGACGGGCGACACGGTCGGCGATCCCTACAAGGATACCGCGGGTCCGGCCGTCAATCCGATGATCAAGATCACCAACATCGTCGCGATCCTGCTGCTCGCGGCGCTGGCGGGGGCGGGTCACGGGCTGATCTGACCTCGATCAACAGCCAAGATGGGCGGGAGCGCGGGGCAACCCACGCTCCCGCTTTTCTTTTCAGGGGCTTCCCGCTAAGGGGCGTGGCACCACTTAACCGCGAAGAAGGATGGACATTGGCCAAGGAAGAACTTCTCGAGATGCGGGGTCGGGTGGTCGAGCTGCTGCCCAACGCGATGTTCCGCGTCGAGCTGGAGAACGGCCATGAGATCCTCGGGCACACCGCCGGCAAGATGCGCAAGAACCGCATCCGCGTGCTGACCGGCGACGAAGTCCTCGTCGAGCTGACCCCCTACGATTTGACCAAGGGTCGGATCACCTACCGCTTCAAGTAAGGGCACCGCCCCCGATGAAGCTTGTCCTCGCCTCGGCATCGCCCCGCCGCCGCGAATTGCTGGCGCGCATCCATGTGACGCCCGACCTGATCGATCCCGCCGATATCGACGAGGATCCGAAGGCGGGCGAACTGCCGCGCCCCCATGCCGGCCGCCTCGCGTCGGAAAAGGCGGCGGTAGTCGCCGCGCGTCACCCCGACGCGCTCGTGCTGGCGGGCGATACGGTGGTCGCGGTCGGGCGCCGCATCCTGCCCAAGGCCGAGGACGAGCAGACGCTGCGCGACTGCCTCGCCTTGCTCTCGGGCCGCCGCCACCGCGTCTTCACCGGCATTGCCGCCGTCGCCCCCGACGGGCGCAAGTGGGAGAAGGTCGTCGAGACCATCGTCGCCATGAAGCGCCTCAGCCAGGACGAGATCGACACCTACGCCGCCATGACCGAGGAATGGATGGGCAAGGCCGGCGGCTATGGCCTGCAGGGCTATGGCGAGGTCTATGTCCGCTTCATCCACGGCAGCCATTCGAACGTCGTCGGCCTGCCGCTCGCCGAGACGCGCAACATGCTGAAAGCAGCGGGATACCCCCTTGCCTGAGTGGATCCTCGAGGAAGGCATCGGCGAGACCCGCGCCGCGCTCATCGAGGGCGATGACATTCTCGAGGCCCGCGTCCGTCGTCATGGCGTGACGCCCGCGGGCACGATCCTCGATGCAAAGCTTCTCGCCATCGCCCCCCGTGTCACGGTGGAAGCGAACGGCGAACAATTCCTCCTGCCGCGCGGCGCAAGCGGGATCAGCGAGGGCGCGACCATCCGCATCCGCGTCACCCGCGAGGCGCTGGGCGGCGCGGAGCCGTGGAAGCGCGCGCTCGCCATCCAGAGCGACGAGGCCCCCGCCCCTGCCCCGCCTCTGGCGGACGGCACACCCGGCACGATAACCGGCTGGGACGACCTCATCGAGGAAGCCCGCACCGGCATGATCGACTTCGACGGCGGCCAACTGCGCATCGAGCCGACCAGCGCCATGACCATGATCGACGTCGACGGCTGGCTCGTCGCCGACAAGCTCTCGCAGATGGCCGCCTGGGCGAGCGCCCGCGCCATCCGCCGCCTCGATCTTGGCGGCGCGACCGGCATCGACTTCCCCACCATCGAGGGCAAGGAGGCGAAGAAACAGGTCGGCGACATCCTCGACATGTATCTCGAAAAACCCTTCGAGCGGACCGCGATGAACGGCTTCGGCTTCGTTCAGGTCGTGCGCCCCAGGACGCGCGCCAGCCTCATCGATCTCGCCGCCGACCGCGCCGCCTTTGAGGCCCGCGCCCTCCTGCGCCGCGCCGAACGCCACGTCGGCGCCACGCGAATCGAGGCCCACCCCGCCGTCATCGCCGCGCTGCGCCCCGACTGGATCGCCGCATTGGAGCGCAAGGTCGGCGGCACGGTAACGCTCGAACCCCGCCCCGACCTCTCGCTGTCAGGCGCGACGGTCCAGGGCGCATAAGCGGAACTTCGGCCAGCGCTCCCGCCTTGGGGTCTCGAAGGAGACACCATCCATGTGCAAGCGCTCGCCCCTCGACCCCGACCTGCTCAAGATGAGCCGCCGCCGCTTCGCGGTGCTCGGCCTCGCCACCACGCTCGCGGCCTGCGCGGGCGGCGGCATGGGCAGCCCCAAGGGCCTGCGCGAGCGCCGCGTCTCCATTTCCACCGCCAGCGGCACGATGGACGGCTTCTTCGTCCACCCGAAGGGCGAGGCGTCCGCCGCCGTCATCATGTGGCCCGACATCGCCGGCCTGCGCCCTGCCTTCGAAGTGATGGCGCGCCGGCTCGCCGCCACCGGCCGCGCAGTGCTCGTCGCCAATCAATATTATCGCACCGGCACCGCCCCCCTGTTCGACGACTTCGCCGACTTCCGCGAGCAGGAGGGTTTCTCCAAGGGCCGCCCGTGGCGACAGGCGCTCACCCCCGAGGCGATCGCCGCCGATACCCGCGCCATCGTCAACTGGCTCGACGAAGAGGACGCCGTCGAAAGCGATGCCGGCATCGGGGTGCAGGGCTATTGCATGGGCGGTCCCTTCGCCTTCCGCTCGGCCACCGCGCGGCCCGACCGCATCGCGGCGGTCGCGAGCTTTCACGGCGGCGGGCTGGTGACCGACGCGCCTGACAGCCCGCACCGCCAGCTCTCGGGCAGCGAGGCCGCCTATCTCGTCGCCATCGCGCAGGACGACGATGCCGAGGAACCCGAGAACAAGTCGGTGCTGCGCGGCGCGATGGCCGCCACCGGTCGCCCCGCCGAGATCGAGGTCTATGCGGGCGACCATGGCTGGACCGTACTCGACAGCCCCGCTTACGACGAGGCCGCCGCCGAGCGTGCCTTCGGCCGCCTGCGCGCGCTTTACGACCGCGTGCTGGGTTGAACGGGCGCGCCGTCCGCGCCATGTGAAGCCGCATGCCGAACACGCCCGCCACCTGCCCCGTCTGCAAGAAGCCGACGGTGAATGAATACCGCCCTTTCTGCTCGCGCGGCTGCAAGGATCGCGACCTCCTGCAGTGGCTCGGCG harbors:
- the thiL gene encoding thiamine-phosphate kinase, yielding MKPSSSLEARLHARLRLLADHPAAAGLADDVAHLDGRVLTHDTIVEGVHYRADDPPESVGWKLAAVNLSDLAAKGARPVGALLSLTIGAPLGDSEAGEWEERFLAGLAAAGESYGLPLIGGDTVALPSGAPRVLGLTAIGEPAGPPPRRDGARDGDLLLLVGTLGGAMAGLEALDKDAAAEGPLVDIYRRPVPLLAAGQALAPFAHAMMDVSDGLLLDARRMAQASGLGASIDLGALPLEAAFVAEKGDTRASRLFAATGGDDYALLAAIAPEDEDVVRQSLPRRARVEIVGRLASGTGLALTHDGEPVALPERLGHEHDRD
- a CDS encoding alpha/beta fold hydrolase → MKTERIKLSTGISLNVATAGPGDARPVILLHGFPESHRTWRGIVPLLEDRFRLIMPDQRGFGGSDKPHDLDDYRTDKAIADLLALAEALGHDRFSLVGHDWGGAVAWAAALRGGPHIERLAIINSPHPLIFQKTLIDDPAQREASQYMRRFRETAMEEHIREMGLETFFEKSFAPHVDLASIPDEDRRAYLEEWGGERALEGMLAWYRAGPILVPAMDEEDVPYPDWVMTGVPKIRIPTLVVWGMKDPALLPCQLDGLDALVEDLTVKKIDDAGHFVPWEKPEPVAEALHAFLG
- a CDS encoding dienelactone hydrolase family protein, translating into MCKRSPLDPDLLKMSRRRFAVLGLATTLAACAGGGMGSPKGLRERRVSISTASGTMDGFFVHPKGEASAAVIMWPDIAGLRPAFEVMARRLAATGRAVLVANQYYRTGTAPLFDDFADFREQEGFSKGRPWRQALTPEAIAADTRAIVNWLDEEDAVESDAGIGVQGYCMGGPFAFRSATARPDRIAAVASFHGGGLVTDAPDSPHRQLSGSEAAYLVAIAQDDDAEEPENKSVLRGAMAATGRPAEIEVYAGDHGWTVLDSPAYDEAAAERAFGRLRALYDRVLG
- a CDS encoding ribonuclease E/G; this encodes MPEWILEEGIGETRAALIEGDDILEARVRRHGVTPAGTILDAKLLAIAPRVTVEANGEQFLLPRGASGISEGATIRIRVTREALGGAEPWKRALAIQSDEAPAPAPPLADGTPGTITGWDDLIEEARTGMIDFDGGQLRIEPTSAMTMIDVDGWLVADKLSQMAAWASARAIRRLDLGGATGIDFPTIEGKEAKKQVGDILDMYLEKPFERTAMNGFGFVQVVRPRTRASLIDLAADRAAFEARALLRRAERHVGATRIEAHPAVIAALRPDWIAALERKVGGTVTLEPRPDLSLSGATVQGA
- the nusB gene encoding transcription antitermination factor NusB; its protein translation is MSRSKSRSAARLAAVQALYQQEMEGTGTAQLIHEFHEHRLGQVIEDVQYAEAEVLFFDDIVAGVLARKDDLDEKISAKLSEGWSLDRLDRAMRAILRAGTYELVARADVPRGAVIDEYVDVADAFFEQREKGFVNGLLDAIAKDVRG
- a CDS encoding DUF2332 domain-containing protein; translation: MMTATPAQAFSNQVDYCRANGAPLTAAIVKAVWDGLDPESALGRLVHDWPRDPLHDVVPLRVAAGLQALHLSGAEPRLTPLYAGELRREEVGPLVAAVLATHEAAILPWMKGPPQTNEAGRAAGLMAGLKWLAGQGLGPRFELVEIGSSAGINLMLDRFRIDLGGTRAGPADSPVRLAPKWKGPPPPDAPVEIISTTGCDRDPLDLSSEADRIRLAAYVWPEMKERTARLHAVFDLAEAHGAPHVVHADAAEFVETQLAAPRANHVTRVLMHSLVWQYLPVETQARIRLAMEEAGRAATPAQPLAWVSLEGDRTLLRHVLKVRYWPRGEAEVTLAHGHAHGGWIDWLAEEGV
- the infA gene encoding translation initiation factor IF-1; this encodes MAKEELLEMRGRVVELLPNAMFRVELENGHEILGHTAGKMRKNRIRVLTGDEVLVELTPYDLTKGRITYRFK
- a CDS encoding Maf family protein, giving the protein MKLVLASASPRRRELLARIHVTPDLIDPADIDEDPKAGELPRPHAGRLASEKAAVVAARHPDALVLAGDTVVAVGRRILPKAEDEQTLRDCLALLSGRRHRVFTGIAAVAPDGRKWEKVVETIVAMKRLSQDEIDTYAAMTEEWMGKAGGYGLQGYGEVYVRFIHGSHSNVVGLPLAETRNMLKAAGYPLA
- a CDS encoding sodium-translocating pyrophosphatase, which gives rise to MDLVLIAIACGVVALLYGIITSRQVLGAPAGNERMVEVAGAIQEGAKAYLKRQYTAITIVGIAVAIVVLLFLGVVAAIGFAIGAILSGVAGFIGMNVSVGANVRTAEAARTSLQGGLTMAFRSGAVTGLLVVGLALLAIAGYFAYLIGPGGYAADDSTVVIGLTALALGASLVSIFARLGGGIFTKAADVGADLVGKVEAGIPEDDPRNPAVIADNVGDNVGDCAGMAADLFETYVVTVGITMVLTALLLGPVAGDLLVPLMALPLLIGGACILTSVIGTYFVKLSGNSTNVMAAMYKGFIVSAVLAVPLIWFAIQFALGDMTAEIGGVMTDVDPGAPLAEEGTTTLSAFTGMDLFWCAMVGLVVTGLIIFITEYYTGTNYRPVKSIAKASETGHGTNVIQGLAISLEATALPTLLFVVAIVIAFQLAGLMGLAYAATAMLSLAGMVVALDAYGPVTDNAGGIAEMSGLDDSVREKTDLLDAVGNTTKAVTKGYAIGSAALAALVLFAAYTTDLRKYFPDTDVDFSLENPYVIVGLLLGALLPYLFGALGMTAVGRAAGDVVIDVREQFKAKPGIMDGSERPDYAKTVDLVTKAAIKEMIVPSLLPVLAPVVVYFAVTAVAGQQNGFAALGALLLGVIVSGLFVALSMTSGGGAWDNAKKYIEDGNHGGKGSEAHKAAVTGDTVGDPYKDTAGPAVNPMIKITNIVAILLLAALAGAGHGLI
- a CDS encoding DNA gyrase inhibitor YacG, yielding MPNTPATCPVCKKPTVNEYRPFCSRGCKDRDLLQWLGDGYRIPGPPVMQEGLDSDDEAR
- a CDS encoding alpha/beta hydrolase, which produces MLALLAGLQDAPPAQVPPVDAAGLTSDQVTAEGPEDTLPGAAALPAISSGRITQMMFADGAAAGVGEVWVWTPPSYGRDPRARFPVLYMHDGQNLFDPAFTNYGKEWGMDEAITRLSRRGDLREWIVVGIRSPETRWLSLFPEKLLDFLPPQRRAALAATIGEERLDRSAFRGDEYLDWVVTRLKPYIDRRYPTHADPANTAVMGASMGGLMSLYAVAEYPKVFGQGAGLSTHFALGNPIEDEAEVPAHVADMVAAWDAYLDSTHIDPEMNMLYVDHGTATLDASYEPYYVAFAEMMTKGGWAPTHFESRRFKGAEHDEDGWRERVDIPLGFLDRYDP